In the genome of Streptomyces sp. SAI-127, the window CTCGGCCACCGCCGAGTCGCCTTCGTCAACCGGCCCGAACAACTCCTGAGGACCGGCTACGAGTCCGCCCACCGCGGACTGGACGGCTTCACGAAGGCCGCGGCCGAACGCGGGCTGACGGTGCGGACGTACTGCTGCGGGGACGACGCCGCCGCGGGCCAGGCCTGCGTGGAACGGATCCTGCACGACGACCCGGCCACCACGGCCCTGGTCACCCTGAACGAGGCCGCGCTGGGCGGCCTCTACCGGGGGCTCGCCCACGCCGGCCGCCATGTACCGCGCGACTTCTCCATCACAGGGATCGTCGCCAACCGCTGGGCGGAGACGGTCACCCCGCAGCTCACCGCGGCGGACGTACCGGCGGCCGAGATGGGCCGGCTCGCCGTCGATCTGCTGGTGGAGCGGCTGGACCACTCCGACGCGCCGCCCCGGCAGCACCTGCTCATCCCACCGATCTCGCTGCGGGCGAGTACCGGGCCCGCGGGGCCTCCGCGGGCCGACACGACGGCCTGACCGCACTCCGGAACCACTCGTCACACCGCCGCACGTCCGAACACCACGGCGCTGCTCGCGGTGCCCTCATCTCCGCGCGACCCCCTGCCGCGGCACCCGCATGCCACAAACCGAAGGAACCCACCATGAACAGCTTCTCCGGACGGCACCGTCCGACCGCCGCGGTCCTGATCTCCCTGGCCGTCGCCACCGGCGTCACCGCCTGCGGCTCCGGCTCGGGCAGCAGCGGCACCAAGGGCGCCGACAGCGGCACGTACACCGTCTGGGACCCCTACCCGCAGTTCGCCAAGGGCTCGGCCTGGACGAACCTTCTCGACAAGTGCGGCACCGAGGCGGGCGTGAAGGTCAAGCGGACCGGCTTCGACACCAGTGACCTGACGAACAAGGCCCTGCTGGCGGCCCAGCAGGGCAACTCCCCGGACATCCTCATCGTCGACAACCCGGTCGTCTCGACCCTGGCCGAGGCGGGCGTCCTCACCACGACCGACGACAACAAGCTGGACACCTCGAAGGTCGACCCCAACCTCCTCGCGGCCGGCCAGTCGGGCGGCAAGACCTACGGCACCCCGATCGGCGCCAACACCCTCGCCCTCTACTACAACAAGAAGGTCCTGAAGGAAGCCGGCGTCGACATCGCCTCGGTGAAGGACTGGGCGTCCCTGACGGCGGCCCTGGAGAAGGTGAAGAAGGCCGGCAAGAAGGGCATCACCTTCTCCGCGATCGGCACCGAGGAGGGCAGCTTCCAGTTCCTGCCGTGGTTCTGGGGCGCGGGCGCGAAGCTGACCCAACTCGACTCCGCCCAGGGCGAGTCGGCGCTCTCCCTGTGGAAGGACTGGGTCAAGGGCGGCTACGCCCCCAACTCGGTCCTCAACAACACCCAGACGACCAGCTGGCAGGAGTTCGCGACCGGCGACTACGCCTTCGCCGAGAACGGCACCTGGCAGCTCGCCAACGCCAAGAAGGCCGGCTTCGACTACGGCGTGCTCCCGATACCCGGCGCCTCCGGCGGCAGCGCCGCCGCACCGACCGGCGGCGAGTTCGTCACCCTCCCGGTCCAGGACGACACCGGCCGCTACACCACCTCCCAGAAGCTGGCGACCTGCCTGACCAGCACCCAGAACCTGTACGACACCGACACCACCCTGTCCTACGTGGCCCCCACCAGCGAGGTCCAGGACAAGCAGGTGGCCGCGACGGCGGAGCTGAAGCCCTGGGTCGACGCGGTCAAGGCGGCCAAGGGACGCACCAGCGACGACCTGGGCACCAAGTACCCCAAGATCTCCGAGCAGATGTGGAAGGCCGTCCAGTCCGCCCTCAGCGGCTCGAAGTCGCCGAAGGACGCGCTGACCGACGCCCAGTCCGCCGTCAAGTGAGCACACCCCGGGGCCAGTTGATGAGCCAGACGACACAAGTGCAGCGCCCGCGGACCGACTCCAAGGGCGCGGCCCCCGAGGCGCGGCGCCGTCCCGCCTCCCCGCAGTGGGCCGCGTGGGCCTTCCTCGCCCCGGTGACCCTCTACCTCGTCCTGTTCTACGCCTATCCGCTGTACCGCAACCTCGACCTGAGCCTGCGCCACTACACCGTGCGCTCGTTCGTGCAGGGGGACGCGCCCTTCACCGGCCTGGCGAACTACCGGACGGTCTTCGACGACCCGACCTTCGCCCCGGCCCTGCTCCACACAGTGGTGTTCACCGGCGTGTGCCTGGTCTTCCAGTACAGCATCGGCCTGGCGCTGGCCGTCTTCTTCAACCAGCACTTCCGGCTCTCCGCCACCCTGCGGGCCCTGTTCCTGGTGCCGTGGCTGCTGCCGCTGATCGTGTCGGCCTCGACCTGGTCGTGGATGCTCAACAGCGAGTCCGGCATCGTCAACGCCGTCCTGCAAGCCATCGGGATCGGCCCGGTGAACTGGCTGACCTCGCCGTCCTGGTCGCTGGCCTCGGTGATCATCGCGAACATCTGGATCGGCGTCCCCTTCAACCTGGTCGTGCTCTACAGCGGCCTCCAGTCCATCCCGGGCAGCCTCTACGAGGCGGCCGCCCTCGACGGTGCGGGTCCCTGGCGGCGTTTCTGGAGCATCACCTTCCCGCTGCTGCGCCCGGTCTCCGCCATCACCCTGCTGCTGGGCCTGGTCTACACACTCAAGGTCTTCGACATCATCTGGATCATGACCAAGGGCGGCCCGGCCGACTCGTCCACCACCTTCGCCACCTGGTCCTACCAGCTCGGCTTCGGCAACCTCCTGCCCGCCTTCGGCCCCGGCGCCGCCGTCGGCAACCTGCTGGTGGTCGCCGCCCTGGTCTTCGGCCTGGTCTACGCGCGGGTCCAGCGAAAGCAGGCGCTGTCATGAGAACACGGCTGAAGACCGCCCTCGGCCTGCTGCTGACCGGGATCATGCTCTTCCCGGTGTACTGGATGCTCAACGTGTCCCTCACCCGCGACCAGGACATGCGCAAGAGCCCACCGGACCTGTTCCCCTCCCACGTCACCCTGGAGGGCTACCGGGCCGTCGTCGACCAGCAGTTGCCCTACCTCGGCACCAGCCTCGTCATCGGTCTGGGCACCGTCGCCCTGACCGTGGCGCTGGCCGCCCCCGCCGGCTACGCACTGGCCAAACTGCGCCCGCGCGGCGGCGGAGTCATGAGCTTCGTCCTGCTGGCCGCCCAGATGATCCCCGGCATCATCATGGCGATGGGCTTCTACGCCATCTACCTCCAACTCGGCCTGCTCCAGACCGTTCCCGGCCTCATCGTCGCCGACTCCACCCTGGCCGTCCCCTTCGCCGTCCTCATCTTCACCGCGTTCATGTCCGGCATCCCCGGCGAACTCCTCCAGGCCGCGAAGACGGACGGCGCGGGACCCCTGCGCACCTTCTGGTCGGTCGTTCTGCCGATGAGCCGCAACGCCGTCGTCACGGTGTCCCTGTTCGCCTTCCTGTGGTCCTGGTCCGACTTCGTCTTCGCCAGCACCCTGGTCAACGGCGGCGCCCACGAGCCGATCACCCTGGGCATCTACCACTACATCGGCAACAACAACCAGCAGTGGAACGCCATCATGGCCACCGCCGTCGTGGCCTCCCTGCCCGCCGCCGTCATCCTCGTCCTCGCCCAGCGCTACGTCGCCGCCGGCGTGACCGCGGGTGCCGTCAAGGACTGACCTCCGCGGCGCAGCCCCTCCCTCTGACGATCCCTGCTCGAGAAACGAGTGCCCCTTCATGACCGCCGACCGCTCCGGCCCGGCCTTCTCCGTCCACGACATCCCGTTCAGCACCTACGGATCCTGGTTCGGCATCTCGCCCGTGGTGGCGGAGAAGACGTACGCCGAGGACCTCCACCTCGTCTCGCACCAGAACGGCATGCACGCCGTCCTGAGCCTGGTGCCGCTCGACCCCGTGACCGGCGAGCGGGCCGGGACCCGCGTCGAGGCGACACCGGGCCTGCTCAGCTGGACCGGTGCCGACGGGCGCATCGACCTCGCCTACGAGTCGCCGGACACCGTACGACTGCGCGGTGCGGGCGCGCCGCTGCGGATCTCGGCGGCGGCCCGGACGCTGACCCCGTTCAGCGGCACGTACTTCTATCGTGAACCGGCTGCCGAGGCTTACGTGTTC includes:
- a CDS encoding carbohydrate ABC transporter permease, producing the protein MRTRLKTALGLLLTGIMLFPVYWMLNVSLTRDQDMRKSPPDLFPSHVTLEGYRAVVDQQLPYLGTSLVIGLGTVALTVALAAPAGYALAKLRPRGGGVMSFVLLAAQMIPGIIMAMGFYAIYLQLGLLQTVPGLIVADSTLAVPFAVLIFTAFMSGIPGELLQAAKTDGAGPLRTFWSVVLPMSRNAVVTVSLFAFLWSWSDFVFASTLVNGGAHEPITLGIYHYIGNNNQQWNAIMATAVVASLPAAVILVLAQRYVAAGVTAGAVKD
- a CDS encoding extracellular solute-binding protein, producing the protein MNSFSGRHRPTAAVLISLAVATGVTACGSGSGSSGTKGADSGTYTVWDPYPQFAKGSAWTNLLDKCGTEAGVKVKRTGFDTSDLTNKALLAAQQGNSPDILIVDNPVVSTLAEAGVLTTTDDNKLDTSKVDPNLLAAGQSGGKTYGTPIGANTLALYYNKKVLKEAGVDIASVKDWASLTAALEKVKKAGKKGITFSAIGTEEGSFQFLPWFWGAGAKLTQLDSAQGESALSLWKDWVKGGYAPNSVLNNTQTTSWQEFATGDYAFAENGTWQLANAKKAGFDYGVLPIPGASGGSAAAPTGGEFVTLPVQDDTGRYTTSQKLATCLTSTQNLYDTDTTLSYVAPTSEVQDKQVAATAELKPWVDAVKAAKGRTSDDLGTKYPKISEQMWKAVQSALSGSKSPKDALTDAQSAVK
- a CDS encoding sugar ABC transporter permease; amino-acid sequence: MSQTTQVQRPRTDSKGAAPEARRRPASPQWAAWAFLAPVTLYLVLFYAYPLYRNLDLSLRHYTVRSFVQGDAPFTGLANYRTVFDDPTFAPALLHTVVFTGVCLVFQYSIGLALAVFFNQHFRLSATLRALFLVPWLLPLIVSASTWSWMLNSESGIVNAVLQAIGIGPVNWLTSPSWSLASVIIANIWIGVPFNLVVLYSGLQSIPGSLYEAAALDGAGPWRRFWSITFPLLRPVSAITLLLGLVYTLKVFDIIWIMTKGGPADSSTTFATWSYQLGFGNLLPAFGPGAAVGNLLVVAALVFGLVYARVQRKQALS